The following DNA comes from Ornithobacterium rhinotracheale DSM 15997.
GGGCGAAGAATTGAGCAAAATGCGACAAGAGAAATTTTTGGCAATGGGCGTTTATCGTAGCTAAAAACAGATTTTCAAACAATTTGTTGATAATCGAAGAATAACTTTGTTAATAAAAATAACGAATACTTAGCACCTTTATCAAGGTGCTTTTTTTACTTTTGCAGTTACAATGGCAGAACAAAATTTAAATATAGCAAGCAGACCGAAAACTACTAAAAAATTTAATTCAAATGAATTGGGTGCCGCCAAAAAACCGCCCCAAGCCGTAGAATTAGAAGAAGCTGTGCTCGGTGCGATGATGATTAGCAAAAAAGGGCTCAATGAGAGTATCGAGATCTTGGAAGAAGAGTTCTTTTATCGTCCGCAGCATCAGCATATTTTTGCTGCAATTTTCACTTTGTTTAATAATGCAGAGCCAATTGATATTTTCACCGTTTCGGAACAATTAAAGAAAGACGGAAAATTTGATAGTGTAGGAGGTGATTTGTATTTAATTTCATTGACCGAAAAAATTACATCTTCCGCACACATAGAACACCATGCGCGTATTATTCAAGAAAAATATGTTCAGCGCAAATTGATTGAAATTTCTTCGCAAATCATAGAAAACGCTTATGATGACACCGCAGATATTTTCAAACTTTTAGACCAAACAGAAACTGAGATTTTTAAAGTTACCGAAGGGGTTTTAAACTCAGAATATAAAGATGCTAAATCGCTCGTAATGGAGGCGGTGGCACAAATTGAGAAGAGAAAAGGTCAGCAAGGGCTGAGTGGTGTGCCAACGGGCTTTAGAGAAGTAGATGAATTAACCTCGGGGCTAAACCCTTCAGATTTAATTATCTTGGCAGCTCGTCCAGGTATGGGAAAAACTGCATTTGTGCTTTCCATGGCGCGAAACATGGCGGTGCAACATAAAGTGCCCGTGGCAGTATTCTCTTTAGAGATGCCTAGTGTTCAGTTGATTACGCGTTTGATTGTTGGCGAAACGGGGCTGGATAATGATAAGATAAAAAAAGGAACTTTGTCTGCCGACGAGTGGAATCACCTATATGCTAAAGTAAAAACTTTAGAAAATGCACCTCTGTTTATTGATGATACACCAGGTTTAAATATTTTTGATTTAAGAGCTAAATGCCGCCGATTAGTTGCACAACATGATGTAAAAGTTGTGATTATCGACTACTTGCAGTTGATGACGAGCAAAAACAGCACAGGCGGAAACCGTGAACAAGAGATTTCGACCATTTCGCGTGGTTTAAAGGCAATTGCCAAGGAATTAAATGTTCCCGTAATTGCACTTTCTCAGCTTTCCCGTGAGGTAGAAAAACGTCCGAACAAGCGTCCTCAACTTTCGGATTTGCGTGAATCGGGAGCGATTGAGCAAGATGCCGATATCGTGTCATTTATCTATCGTCCAGAATATTACAAAATCGATACTTGGGACGACGAAGAGCAAACACCTTGTGCGGGGCAAGCGGAATTTATCGTAGCAAAACACCGTAATGGTGGTTTAAAGAATATTCGTTTGAAGTTTGTGGCACATCAAGCTAAATTCGAGGATTTAGTAGAAGATTCGTTCTCGGTGCCTATGGTATTTGAAAGTAAAATGAATTCGCCAGAAAGTCAAATGCCAGAGCTTCCTGTGAGCGATCCGAAGGATTCGTTTGGGCTAGATGATAATTATGATACGCCACCATCAAGTGATGGAGCCGATGGCTTTTCCCAAGGTCCAGATTACGATACAACTAATTTGCCTTTTTAAATTAATTTATTATGAATACAAAATCGCAAAGAATTGTGTTCTTTGCGATTTTCTTATACTAGAAACTTTGTTCAAATGAGAAACAATTAAAGGCTTTATTGTTGTTCGTCTAATGGTTTAGGTAGTAATTGGACTGTCTTTGAGGGAGATAGGATAGAAGATAGAATAATTGTCTATTGCACAGGATATAGCTTAGGCTCTTGCAAAGGGGGAATATATGTTGTGCCAACTTTTGAAAATCATTATGATGAAAAAGGGAATTACGCTGAATATGTTGAATCTGTAAAATCTAATAATGATTGGATAATTGCCAAAACAATACGAATAAAAGATAATAAAGAAAACTACTGGATAATCAGAAAAGATTTCTCCTTAGAAAATGTTGATTGTAATAAAATAAATTGCGACAGCATTATTCAATCCCATGTTATCGGCTCATTAGATTATCGTGAATTTTTAATGAAGGCAAAAGAATTAGGGATTAGTTTAAAGTTAGAATAATAAAATCCCTAAATCTAAATTAAGATATTTAATAAAAAACAAAACCCCGTTGTGATTCACACAACGGGGTTTTTATTTTTTGATGAGATTATTTCTTTTTATCTTTCTTTTTTCTAAAGATTAAATCCCAGCCAAAGAATAAGGCTAAAATTAATCCGCCTATCCAGAGATAGCTGGTTTTATTCGGTTCATCGTTGTTTGGAATGGTAAACCAACGCTCTAAACGCCAGCCGTCTTTTGGCTCAAAATGTGCAATTTGGTTGAAGTTTGCCCAAGTAAAAAATGGTTTTCCGATGATGTGTGTTTCTGGAACAAAACCAAAGAAACGAGAATCAAACGAGTTATCGCGGTTATCGCCCATCATAAAATAATAATCCTGTGTAAAGGTATATTTTGTTGCAGGTTTGCCATCAATTGTAAGTTGATTGCCTTGCATTTTGATGTTTTTACCTTCGTAATTTTTAATCACATCGATGTAATTTCCAAGATTTTCAAGGTTTAGCTCAATGGTCATCCCTTTTTTAGGCACTTGAAGGGGACCATACCAGTCGCGGTTCCAAGGAGCTCCTTTTGGAAAAACAGCAGGATCCGCTTGCCCTTTAGGTAAAATCTCTTTCTCAATGCTTATGACATTTGGATTGTTTTTCAATTGCTGATACATTTCTTGATCTAAACCAAAGAAATGATACGCAAAACCACCTTGTACTTGCGATACAGTATAGTCAGCCTGATTTTGCAAAGCCGTAGGGTCATAGCTCAATTGGTCTAGCTGATCTTTTAATAATTTAGGACTAAATTGCGTTTTAGAAATCACATTGTACGCATATTGAACTTTAGCATCTTTTTTCGGTACAAATTTTTGATTGTTTACAAACAATTCAGAAGCTTTGATTTCAATGATATCTCCAGGTTCTCCCACGCATCGTTTTACATAGCTATCTTTTCTGTCAATTGGAGAAAATACCGAATCAATCGGGAAATT
Coding sequences within:
- the lepB gene encoding signal peptidase I, coding for MWISTWTGWFIFFIVVQIIHFLGTWKLYQNAGRKAWEAAVPVYNAIVLLDIIKRPKWWVILLFLPIISPIMIMILWVDFICSFGKRSFVDGLLVIVTLGFYIYYLNYVEKPAYTGPEKRKETVISALLFAVILATTIHTYFVQPMIVPTGSMESTIKIGDALFVSKNVYGTRLPITPVAVPFADLFSRNLFVEKLQLPYERIPGWQKVKKNDIVVFNFPIDSVFSPIDRKDSYVKRCVGEPGDIIEIKASELFVNNQKFVPKKDAKVQYAYNVISKTQFSPKLLKDQLDQLSYDPTALQNQADYTVSQVQGGFAYHFFGLDQEMYQQLKNNPNVISIEKEILPKGQADPAVFPKGAPWNRDWYGPLQVPKKGMTIELNLENLGNYIDVIKNYEGKNIKMQGNQLTIDGKPATKYTFTQDYYFMMGDNRDNSFDSRFFGFVPETHIIGKPFFTWANFNQIAHFEPKDGWRLERWFTIPNNDEPNKTSYLWIGGLILALFFGWDLIFRKKKDKKK
- the dnaB gene encoding replicative DNA helicase; translation: MAEQNLNIASRPKTTKKFNSNELGAAKKPPQAVELEEAVLGAMMISKKGLNESIEILEEEFFYRPQHQHIFAAIFTLFNNAEPIDIFTVSEQLKKDGKFDSVGGDLYLISLTEKITSSAHIEHHARIIQEKYVQRKLIEISSQIIENAYDDTADIFKLLDQTETEIFKVTEGVLNSEYKDAKSLVMEAVAQIEKRKGQQGLSGVPTGFREVDELTSGLNPSDLIILAARPGMGKTAFVLSMARNMAVQHKVPVAVFSLEMPSVQLITRLIVGETGLDNDKIKKGTLSADEWNHLYAKVKTLENAPLFIDDTPGLNIFDLRAKCRRLVAQHDVKVVIIDYLQLMTSKNSTGGNREQEISTISRGLKAIAKELNVPVIALSQLSREVEKRPNKRPQLSDLRESGAIEQDADIVSFIYRPEYYKIDTWDDEEQTPCAGQAEFIVAKHRNGGLKNIRLKFVAHQAKFEDLVEDSFSVPMVFESKMNSPESQMPELPVSDPKDSFGLDDNYDTPPSSDGADGFSQGPDYDTTNLPF